In one window of Hevea brasiliensis isolate MT/VB/25A 57/8 chromosome 10, ASM3005281v1, whole genome shotgun sequence DNA:
- the LOC110660610 gene encoding B3 domain-containing protein At2g31420-like, translating to MDRVLDTDGDGGCFDRTVAAIKLLEESVLTAFVQQVRAEAMSKHDDRLAANVPKKSRGHGQRVNKKPHSQSSLFHHVKSSGSVNENKNKKRVGGKRCFESVNSNEDQQKKRKLLKRPRPDRINFANFGPETPPDMLDEWWDKIRTKGGTDVKLVITKQMFATDLNPHHDRFSIPFKQIRDSSFLTEDEKSKLKEQKENIPITLMEPCGDESKMLLRRWNLRSSSTYVLTSSWKKVLERNHQGSSREFKQNDIVQLWSFRRNGELWLALFKVGDASTTPSGSGSKGENGDGVSTSHNTMLDLELHL from the coding sequence ATGGACAGAGTTCTTGATACCGATGGTGATGGTGGGTGTTTCGACAGAACGGTTGCTGCGATCAAGTTACTGGAAGAAAGTGTTCTGACTGCTTTTGTGCAACAAGTAAGAGCTGAAGCCATGAGCAAGCATGACGACCGACTTGCCGCAAATGTGCCCAAGAAAAGCAGGGGCCATGGACAACGCGTAAACAAGAAACCTCACTCTCAATCATCTTTATTTCATCATGTGAAGTCTTCTGGGAGCGTTAACGAGAACAAGAACAAGAAAAGGGTTGGTGGCAAGCGATGCTTTGAAAGTGTTAACAGCAATGAAGATCAACAGAAGAAAAGGAAATTGCTGAAGAGACCAAGGCCTGACAGAATTAATTTTGCAAATTTTGGTCCTGAGACACCACCTGACATGCTTGACGAATGGTGGGATAAAATTCGAACAAAAGGAGGCACTGATGTGAAGTTGGTGATAACGAAACAGATGTTTGCTACTGATTTAAATCCTCACCACGATCGTTTCTCAATCCCTTTTAAGCAGATAAGAGATTCCAGTTTTCTTACAGAGGATGAGAAGAGCAAGTTAAAGGAGCAGAAGGAGAACATACCTATTACACTCATGGAACCTTGTGGTGATGAGTCTAAGATGTTGCTAAGGCGGTGGAATTTGAGAAGTAGCAGTACCTATGTGTTGACATCTAGTTGGAAGAAAGTCTTGGAAAGGAATCATCAGGGATCATCAAGGGAATTCAAACAAAACGACATAGTGcagctttggtcttttaggcgcAATGGAGAACTCTGGTTGGCACTGTTTAAGGTTGGGGATGCAAGTACTACTCCTAGCGGTAGTGGCAGTAAAGGGGAGAATGGGGATGGTGTAAGTACAAGTCATAATACAATGTTGGACTTGGAACTACATTTATAA
- the LOC110649883 gene encoding B3 domain-containing protein At2g32645-like, translating into MPGEWWDKIQTKEGTDVKLVILKQMFATDLNPHHDHFSIPFRQIRDSSFLTEDEKSKLKEQKENIPITLMEPCGDESKMLLRQSNLKSSSTYVLTSSWKKVLERNHQGSSRKFKQNEIVQLWSFRRNGELWLAMQVLLLAVVAVKGRMGMVQGFPD; encoded by the exons ATGCCTGGCGAATGGTGGGATAAAATTCAAACAAAAGAAGGAACTGATGTGAAGTTGGTGATATTGAAACAGATGTTTGCTACTGATTTAAATCCTCACCACGATCATTTCTCAATCCCTTTTAGGCAGATAAGAGATTCCAGTTTTCTTACAGAGGATGAGAAGAGCAAGTTAAAGGAGCAGAAGGAGAACATACCTATTACACTCATGGAACCTTGTGGTGATGAGTCTAAGATGTTGCTAAGGCAGTCGAATTTGAAAAGTAGCAGTACCTATGTGTTGACATCTAGTTGGAAGAAAGTCTTAGAAAGGAATCATCAGGGATCATCAAGGAAATTCAAACAAAACGAAATAGTGCAGCTTTGGTCTTTCAGGCGCAACGGAGAACTCTGGTTGGCAATGCAAGTACTACTCCTAGCGGTAGTGGCAGTAAAGGGGAGAATGGGGATGGTGCAA GGTTTTCCAGATTGA